AAAACTGTGAATAGTGTACAATATAGCGTTGAGCATTGACAGTAGGTCAAATAACCACCTCTTTTACTCCAATCActctcaggtgaaggacatctcactggaggccacaggatctctgtgaagccagcaggacacaatacatggagagatgaccaaccaatcactgttgatgaggggagtggaacctcaacccagcatgttatcatgatagaggttagtgtaatagtgttGCATTACAAATTACAGTTACTTTGTAAATCAAATGTGGCCCATTCATTTCAGAAAGGCTTCCCTCAGGAATTCACTTGCTTACTTGTACATCCTAATTTATCTGCCATAGGGGAGCTTGTGAGACTTGCTTACAACATATTTATCAAATTCTACTCATGTACTGGTAACCTCCTCGCTTCTTATCAGTCTGCAGAAGCTGCTGGTCCTGGGGTCAAGCTGGAGAGGTCTGAAGGAGAGGACCCACGACACAGCAGAGACATCCAGGCTGGAGCGCACCCTGTAGCCACGGATGATTCCACCACCGCCCCAGCGCAGCACAGGACCCGACGTAGcatcacggaggtcagtggaacgcCGAACACTGTActcaagtcagagacagacactGAGACTTTAACGGGGATGGGGCAACTGGGCTGTCCTCCTGCTCCCCGCTCAGAGAATTTACTTTATGGTAACCCGAGCCCGGTTCTATCCCATCAGGACTCAGGTGATGCATTACAGACTGGCAATGATCCGTCCTGTTCATACGCTACAGAGACTGAGATGATACCTGGTGACACATCTGTGGACTTAGATACACAGACTAATCCAATGAGAGGTGACTGGAaccggtacagtagtagtgtatactctgaagggtgcctaAATAAGAAAGGGGAGGTTATAGTCTTAGATGACATGATTGTGAAAGTGGAGGACGACACTCCTCTGACATGGAATGCAAACGAAACTCACTTAGGAGAAGGACACTCGCAGTGCAACACCAGTGACTTCTTAGACTACAGGGAAAGCTTAGAGACAAATCCAAATGTCGCAACCCACTCCCCTTTACATGCGTTCAGGGATCACGACCCAGTGTCTCCGTCAATGGGGCCTTCCGATTCACATGGCCGCGTCCTTTTcgatcaggtattgaactcaaaCGACAGGGCTAGAGCCCAGGCTCAGGGAGGGCGAGCCACATCAGGCAATAGTAAAGAgaaacggttcctctgcatgttctgtcACAAAGGCTTCAGCTGCCTCCAGAAGGTGGAGAgtcaccagagggtccacacaggggagaaatccttcagctgtacccagtgtgagaagaggttctctcACCAGCAccacctgaagaggcaccagagggtccacacaggggagaaaccctacagctgccctcagtgtgagaagaggttctcccgccaggaccagctgaagatgcacctgaaggtccacactGGAGAAAGGCCATTCGCCTGTACACACTGCGGGAAaaggttctcagagaggagctacctTAGGACACACCAGCAGAAAAACCATTCCACTCTATAACATAGAAAATAACCATTCCACTCGATAGCTTCTGACATTTAGATCaaaccctgcattaaagacaaagATTCATTTTCATTGCTGCCATcagaaaagatccacagatgcatTTAGAATAACAAGAGTAACAGATTTCAGTGTTGAATGTTCCTCGGTAGAATATTGCATCCAGACATTGTGTGATATATATAAAAAAGCCTAAAAGTCTGTTACatagtgtgtttgtactgtggaGGATATATAATGTTCATAAATGCCTATTTCATTACTTCCGTTCAACTACTTAATTTTTTCCCCAAAACACTGAGAAAATTAATGCAGTATCAAGTTCATGCAGATTTTTAGTTGTGACGTGtatgtgtggttttcatatggtgTATTTAAATAATGTTTATGTTTAATAAACATATAATGGGACTTTTCATTAAGACTTTTATTCACCCCCCATTAAGACTTTTATTCACCCCCCTTTGATTTCTTCAAATTTTGTAATAAAGTAtgattaaaatggattgaattgtcattttattattattatttttttacccctttttcgtggtatccaattggtagtagttagtcttgtctcatcgctgcaactctcatacatactcaggagagacgaaggtcgagagccgtgtgtcctccgaaacacaacccaaccaagtgggcattcttgacacaatgcccacttaacccggaagccagctgcaccaatatttcggaggaaacaccatacacctggcaaccgtgtcagcgtgcactgcgcacgggcccgccacaggagtcgctagtgcgcgatgggacaaggacatccctgccggccaaaccctaacctaacccggacgacgctgggccaattgtgcgccgccccatgggtctcccggttgtggTCGGCTGCGACAGCCTGGAcacaaacccagaatctctagtggcacagctagcactgcgatgcagtgccttgcgccactcgggaggctgaaTTGTAATTTTTAGTCAATGATCTACACGacatactctgtcaaagtggaagtaTAATTCTAACATTTTTGAAAgattaatgaaaaataaaaaaacgaatataccttgattagataagtatttacCCCCGagtcagtgattacagctgtgagtcttcttgggtaagtcggtaagagctttgcacacctggattgtgcaatatttgcccatttattattttctAAGTTCTGTAAGCTCTGTCAAGGAGTAAGGGATCATGGCTAGactgccattttcaagtcttactGTACATTTCCAAGCAGATTTAATTCAAAActataacttggccactcaggaacattccctgtcttcatggtaagcaactccaatgtagatttggccttgtgttgtagattattgtcctgctgaaaggtaaattcctCTACCAGTGTCTGGTGACAAGCAGGTTTTCCCCAAAGATTTTTCCTGTGCCAAGCTCCATCCTgtttcttttcatcctgaaaaactccccagttttTGCCTATGTCCAGCATACCCAtaatgttacgcacgcctctgagaagagggaacgcaactccctgctacaACCCAACTCTCTGTGAAGTGCAAGAGGTATGAACTGTAGGTGGgagaaaggacgacaaaggcagaatttaccgtttactaggatttatttcctacacggtaatatggggaaaaggggctggacggaaccaaagcaaagaaagtaaatatcaaagcttcccctctcctatctaacctgcctacccactacttacctatcttaacaccacctggtgccctaaccaaaatacagggggtggtccgcccaggtcttacctagtgtgcctagacagtgaatatactacgggtatatgtatgcccgcgggcctcttgcctaagcactccccaaagtgccttccccttcccccctgggcaCAATTGAAACAGAATAAttattaacaatttcacaaacacagaacatagcAAAGCTGCTACCAACAACAACTAATATAGTACATACCAAACCAACATGATCTACCCCTCAGCCTTCAATGATCTCACCCtgcctatcatctctctctctctcgctctccttctaaTGATTTCTCTcttcctgaacagaacactggcttttatatagcttcaggtggcaatagtgattagagtcagctgcttcttgacgagggggcggggtcagctctctaATCATCCATTAGCCATtgagtcgaccaatcagctggttggggaggcttccaggaagccatctcctgaaacacacacactcaaatacaacacagaaactggggaacgtaacacataccatgatgcagtcaccaccacgcttgaaaataaggaggcggttactcagtgacgtgttggatttgccccaaacataaggctttgcttTTAAGCAAAAAAAGTACTATTACTGttgtgccttgttgcatacaggatgcatgttttggagaatttaaaaaaatatttgtattcttttcactctgtcattattgtgaagtcactacaatgttgttgatccatcctcagttttctcctatcacagccattgaactccgtagctgttttaaaatcaccaatggcctcatggtgacatcccggagcagtttccttcctttccTGCAGCTCCGTGTAGGAGGACAACTGCATCTTTGATGTGTTTgagtggtttaatacatcatccacagcataacccttacaaaaaaaaattgcagtcagagtgcagtataactgcagtatgctgcaaatactgcgtccaaaatacgtatttttttactgcagtaattttgcaaTGCAACTGctgtcagagtgcagtataacttaCTATAAATAACAGTTATTCTTCAATTACtgtgtccaaaataccacagtcaactgcagttattgcacttttactgtagtttcaaaactgcaaatctttttttgtaaggaaATTAACTTAAGCATGGTTAATTAaatagatattcaatgtctgatttgttattgttacccatctacaaaCCACTGCCTTTCTTTGAGGCttttgaaaagctccctggtctttgtagttgaatctgtgctttacttgactgagggaacttgcagatgttgtatgtatgggggacagcgGAAggtgtagtcattcaaaaatcatgtcaacccctgTTATTTCACcaagtgagtccatgtaactgaGTATGTGATTTGTTAAAGGTCAACTGCCCCTCAGGCCATTTAAAACCAAACATgaattctagtgtcaaaattgactacaaagtgtgaAGTCAGTCTTGTCCAAAACAGAGTTTTGTAAGTGAGTTTGTCACAGCTCACTGGAGGGTTGGTATGGATTTACTTTTTCCAATGATGCCCAATTGCCCAGAAACAACACTCCCCCAGCTGTGGTCCGCCCCCAGCCATATGGACATTTGTTGTTAAGTCTGCATATGGGTGCAGCGCGCACACATTTTGCTCTGCAATAGGAGTGAAAATGGGCTTCCATAAAGTTGCTCAACAATCTtgttgttcctagctccaacagtggagTAGGATCTAacaacacacaaatctaaaagtaaaagaatggaattaagaaaatatattaatattaggacgagcaatgtcggagtagcattgactaaaatacagtagaataggacacagtatattcatatgagatgagtaaagcagtatgtaaacattattcaagtgactagtgttccattattaaagtggccagtgattccatgtctatgtatatagggcatcagcctctaaggtgcagggttgagtaatcgggtggtagtcggctagtgatggctatttaacagtctgatggccttgagatggaagctgtttttcagtctctcggtcccagctttgatgcacctgtactgaactcgccttctggatgatagcggggtgaacaggccgtggctcgggtggttgatgtccttgatgatatttttggccttcctgtgacatcgggtgctgtaggtgaccTGCAGGGCAGACAGTGTGCCTCGGGTGatacgttgggcagaccgcaccaccctctggaaagccctgcggttgcaggcggtgcagttgccgtaccaggcggtgatacagcccgacaggatgctctcaattgtgcatctgtaaaagtttgagggtcttaggggccaagctgaaTGTCTTCAAACTCCTGAGGTTGAATAGGCGCTGtttcgccttcttcaccacactatctgtgggggtggaccatttcagatagtCAGTGaagtgtacaccgaggaacttgaagcttttcaccttctccactgtggtcccgtcgatgtggataggggctaGTTATAGGCAATAGTAAAGGGCTTACATGtgttacatatatatacactgtatgtTACAGGAGAAGGTCAATTTGGGAAATGTATACGTTCCCCGTAACAaatttgaaacaggaaaggagccAGCATATATTACAAGTTAAATCAGTTGACAGACAGTGAGCTGGTATGGGTCGTATCAGGTTTCACCCAGCTTTGAGCTTTTCATCCCTTGGTCCCTCCCTCCACACAGCTCTAAGCATCAACCTCTCCTTCCTTCTATCCCTCCCTTAAGCTCTCCCCTCCCCCATAATCGGAAACATTACCTTTAAGTGAGATTTGTTTTTTTAACCATTCCTCTCCCTTACCGAACGGTTTGTCCTGTCTGAActagtgctccctctgctgtttcctgaagtccacaatcagctcctttgtttggtgcagtgcgatggcgattgcatcgtctgtggatctattggggcggtaagcaaattgaagagggtctagggtgtcaggtaaggtagaggtgatatgatccttaactagcctctcaaagcacttcatgatgacagaagtgagtgctatggggcgatagtcatttagttcagttacttttactttcttgggtacagaaacaatggtggacatcttgaagcaagtggggatagcagactgggatagggagagattgaatatgtccgtaaacactcaagccagctggtctgcgcatgctctgaggacgcggctagggatgctgtctgggctggcagccctGCAAGGCTTagcacgcttaaatgtcttactcacgtcggccactgagaacaagagcccacagtccttgggagcgggccatgtcggtggcactgtgttaacATTAAaatggtgtccgcgacgtggctagttttccctttgtaatccgcgatcgtctgtagaccctgccacatacgtctcatgtctgagccattgaattgcgactccactttgtctctgtactgacgttttgcccgTTTttttgccttacggagggaataactacactgtttgtattcaactaTATTCCCAGGCACCTtgtcatggttaaatgcggtggctCGCGCTTTCAGTTTGACGCGAATGCTGCAATCTATCCACGGTTTCCGGTTTtgttaggttttaatagtcaccgtgggaacaacatcccctattgattcctgatgaactcagtcactgtgtctgtgtatatgtcatTGGTATTCTCAGAGGCTagccagaacatatcccagtctgcgtgatcaaaacaatcttgaatcatggattccaattggtcagaccagcattgaatagaacTTAGCACAGGTcattcctgtttgagtttttgccaataggaagggaggagcaaaatggaatcgtgatctgatttgccgaaggagggcaggggaggactTTGTAGGCATCTCGAAAAGGCGAGTAGcagtggtctagtgtttttcctaaGTGAGTACTAGCGTTTTCTTCAAATGTGCtttgctacaataaatgcggGCTCAGGATATGTtatttccagtttgcataaagtccagtgtagttccttgagggctgtcgtggtataggcttgagggggaatatacacagctgtgactataaccgaagataattatcttgggaggtaatacttTGTGgggtattctaggtcaggtgaacaaaaggacttgagttactATATGTTACTACAATCaaaccatgagtagttaatcatgaaacatacaccactgcctttcttcttcccggagagttctttattcctgtctgcacgaTGAACTGAGAACCAAGCTGGCTGTATGgtcggggacagtatatcccaagagagccatgattctgtgaaacagagtatgctacagtccctgatgtctctctggaaggagatcctcgccctgagctcatctactttattgtccagagactgaacattagcgagtaatatactcggaagtggtggatggtgtgcactagaagtccactccgaatacctcttctccgccggcgcgtcttggagcagcctctgggataagttcaattgccctggggggtacgaacaaaggatccaattcaggaaagttgtattcctggtcgtaatgctggtgatttacggccgctctgatatccaaaagttatttccggctgtatgtaataacacaaaaaacgttctgggctaataatgtaagaaataacaacaacaaaaaaaatggtgCAAAGCTGCTTAGGAGCtaaaagcagagctgccatgtctgtcggcgccatctggATTTACATCCAACTAGCTTCTGCTTGGACTGTCAACCGTCAAACCTGAGACTGCTGTGTTGTTGGTAAGTAGCTATGTTTTCtttatagctagctacatataaTTTGTTAGGCTATGCCTGCATGATACTTGGACACCATCAAGGAAGATAAGACAACTGACGTGCTTGGCaaggtaggcccagcaccaccagacaaaatgttgataggtacagtatctgtatcggctgtcAATGACAAAAGAGGAAAGACAAGTATAATATTTGCAAATTGTTAGATTAGCACAACACTGCTTCTACAGTATTAAGGATGGTTTATTAGTGAGACTTGCGAAGCAAGAGTCCCCACTTTAGATCTttgacatacactatatatacaaaagtatgttgacaccccttcaaatgaatggatttggctatttcagtcacacccgttgctgacaggtgtataaaatcgagcacacacccatgcaatatccatacacaaacattggcagtagaatggccttactgaagagctcagtgaccttcaacgtgacacagtcataggatgccacctttccaacaagtcagtttgtcaaatttctgctctgctacaTCTGCCCCAGGAAACTGTAGTTGCTGTTATTGtcaagtggaaacttctaggagcaacaatggctctgccgcgaagtgataggccacacaagatcACATAATGGGAgcgccgagtgctgaagagcaAAGCaggtaaaaatcgtctgtcctcggttgcaaaactcactaccgagttccaaacctcctctggaagaaacgtcagcacaagaactgttaatcgagagcttcatgaaatgggttaccATGGCCGaggagccgcacacaagcctaacatcACCATATGCAATGCCAAGTTTCGGCTTGAGTGGTgaaaagctcgctgccattggactggagcattggaaatgcgttctctggagtgatgaatcacaattCACCGTCTgacagtccgatggacgaatctgggtttggcggatgccaggagaatgctacctgcccgaatgcatagcgctaactgtaaaatttggtggagggaataatggtctggggatgattttaatggtttgggctaggtcccttagttccagtgaagggaaatcttaacgctatagcatacaatgacactctagacgattctgtgcttccaactttgtggcaacagtttgtgtgaggccctttcctgtttcagcatgataatgccccaatgcacaaagcgaggtcgatacagaaatggtttgtcgagatcggtgtggaagaacttgactggcctgcagagccctgacctcaactccatcgaacaccttagggatgaattggaggcctaattgcccaacatcagtgcctgacttcACTAATGCACTTGTGGCTCAATGGAAGCaattccctgcagcaatgttccaacatctagtggaaagccttcacagaaaagtggaggctgttatagatgcaactggggaccaactccatattaatgcccaaggttttggaatgagatgttccacgAGCAGGTGtcaatacttttggtcatgtagtgtattgaAATGTGTAATTCGCACTCTGACCTGAGAAAGGCAGCAATACAGCATCTAGTCTGCTGGAAACGCAAATGAAGAGCGTAAACGGAAGTAAACAATGACCAAGAAGCACTTCCACGTCAGCGTTTTTATTGTTATTTAGACGTTTATTAACACGAGGGAACTCAAAATATGACTAATTTAACTGCACAGCATCACATATTTACCCGATGTTGTATTTAATTCGCGTTGGATACAGGACTTGGTTGATAGACGTTAACGTTATATaggtaacgctagctagctaacgttagctaaaagtaacaatggctaactgtatggtttttcacactcaaatagcctccatcatggaggtgctagcgaattCAGCCGTGGCAGAtatctgtaaactcgtagacgatgactatgcagtgtttcgtttggaaataactcaaagccagaaagaaaacagggcaTTAAGGAGGAAACTACAGCTAATGGACCTGAAGGTGGCACGGGAGCGCGCAGAGAGGACAATCCGAGAGCGCGCCCTCGCCAGTCGTCCCAGTAGTGTCAAGATCCTCGATCgatacagaggaatggcaagaggtacattATGAAGAAGGCAGATGCTTCGGGGCCTGTCGCCCCGTTCTCCTCTGCGCGTGTGTTCAGATGTGTTGTCCAGGATTTGGTCTTGGACAGTTTTTGGATAGTATGCAAAACTTCCCCTTATTACTTACCTATCTTTCACAACTTTTTTATTTGAGCTTTGTTTTACAAGGCAGaccaattaagaacaaattattcttGCACAAAGACAAGATCATATTCTAAGTAGATTATTGATTTACTGAATGTCCTATTATCATACTAAAAAAGAATGTGATGCATGGAACATAATCAATCAATAAATAGTATATCAAGAAGTTATGAGACGTGTTACTTTACATCCTTGCCAATTGTAGACAGTGTCAATAATGTACAATATACAATTGAGCATTGACAGTACATCATTTAACCACCCCTTTTCCCCAATAATTTtctcaggtgaaggacatctcactggaggccacaggagCTTTGCGAAGCCAGCGGGACACAACGCgtggagagatgaccaaccaatagctgttgatgaggggagtggaacctcaacccagcatgTTATTGTGATAGAGGTTTGTGTCATAGTGTAACATTAAAAGTTACAGTACATCAAATTTGGCCCGTTTTATTTCAAAGGCTCCGCATAGCTATTAATTTGCATACATGTACATCCTAATTTATCTGCCATAGGGGAGCTTGTTAAACCTCCTCTCGTCTATTAGCGTCTCATCAGCAACACTAAAAAGTACTTCAacatttttctaaataaaagtaCCCCACGTAAAGTGTCAACCTGTATTTATTCATGATATGAAAAATAATTGTCTTAACATTAACAATGATCCATATTTGTGCATATTTAAGTGATATTAAATGTGGATTTCAAACAGAATCTATATATGGTGTTATTTCATGGGGGACTGAGGTGAAGAAGGCAGGAACACTTCCTACTCCACCTACTCTATTGGTCCCAATGCAATacactgtaggcctataaattACATATTGGCTTATAGAGAAATAAACTATTCTATGTGCAGAGGTAAAAGTCAGGTTGGGATTACTCAGTATGGTCTGTAGAAACCACCTTCCATTGCcccaagtccttctgctcacccgatctagaattccttacaatcaagtgccggccattttacctaccaagagaattctcgtcagttaaagtcacagctgtgtacattcaccctcaagcagacaccaagacggccatcaaggaacttcactggactatatgcaaactggaaaccatacatcctgaggcggcatttattgtagctggggattttatcaaagcaaatttgagaacaagtctACCTAAATTCTTCCAGCATATTGATTGTGCTACACGCATGCTGAATACCCTCGACCAGTGCTTTTCTAGCTTccgtgatgcatacaaagccctcccccgccgtccctttggcaaatctgaccatggcgccatcttgctccttccgtcttataggcagaaactcaaacaggatgtaccagtgacgagaaccattcaacgctggtccgaccaatcggaagcAACGCTTCTGGCATATGgcatatgttccggtcagcctccgagaacaacatcgacctatacgctgactcagtgagtgcgtttataaagaagtgcattggagatgtggtacccactgtgactattaaaacctaccctaaacagaaaccgtggattgatggtgGCATTGCACAAACTGAAAGCACGAttcaccgcatttaaccatggaaagaggtctgggaatatgtcaatataaacagtgtagctattccctccgcaaggcaatcaaacatgcGAAATGCCAGTACAAGGACAAGGTGGACTCGCAATTctacggctcagacacgagacgcatgtggcagggtctacagaaaaTAACGGACTCCGAAAATAAATCCaaccacgtcacggacaccgacgtcacgcttccagacaaactggAAGTGTGACGTCGGTGTCTGTGACGTGTATtatccgctttgaggataatacagtatCACCGTCAaggcccgctaacaaggactgccccccccccccccaccccaccccccgacacgagtaaaacatttaaatgtgttaaccctcaagactgctggcccagatggcatACCTAGCCGCGTCTTcaaagcatgcacagaccagttggctggtgtgtttacggacatattcaatcgctcactatcccagtctgttgtcatcacatgcttcaagatggctaacATTGTTCcagtacccaagaaagcaaagataactgaactaaatgactaccgcctcgtagcactcacttctgtcatcatgaagtgctttgagagactagtcaaggatcatatcacctccaccttaccggccaccctagacccacctcaatttgcataccgtcccaacaggtccacagacgacacaatcgccatcacactgcacattgccctatcccatctggacaaaaggaatatctatgtaagaatgctgttcattgactacagcttagcattcaacaccatagtaccctccaagctcatcatcatgctggaggccctgggtctcaacccgccctgtgcaattgtgtcctggactttctgacgggcaaccccgaggtggtgaaggtaggaaacaacatctccacttcgctgaccctcaacactggggccccacaagggtgcgtgctcagccccctcctgtactccctgttcacccacgactgcgtggccatgcacgcttccaactcaatcaccaagtttgcagacgacacaatagtagtgggcttgattaccaacaaaaaagaaacagcctacagggaggaggtgagggcactcggagtgtggtgtcaggaaaacaacctcttactcaacgtcaacaaaacacagcagagggagcaccccctatccacatcgaagggacagcagtggaaaggtggaacattttaagttactcggcgtacacatcacagacaaactgaaatggtccactcacacagacagtgtggtgaaaggCGCAAcaacacctcttcaacctcaggaggctgaagaaatttggcttgtcacctaaaaccctcacaaactttcacagatgcacaatcgagagcatcatgtctggctgtatcacagcctggtacggcaactgcaccgccctcaaccgcaaggctctccagagggtggtgcggtctgcacaacgcatcaccgggggcgaactacctgccctccatgacacctactgcacccgatgtcacagga
This genomic interval from Salvelinus alpinus chromosome 6, SLU_Salpinus.1, whole genome shotgun sequence contains the following:
- the LOC139577628 gene encoding uncharacterized protein isoform X2, encoding MANCMVFHTQIASIMEVLANAAVADICKLVDDDYAVFRLEITQSQKENGALRRKLQLLEMKVARERAERTMMRERVVPGSTTSSVKILDRYRGMARGEGHLTGGHRISVKPAGHNTWRDDQPITVDEGSGTSTQHVIMIESAEAAGPGVKLERSEGEDPRHSRDIQAGAHPVATDDSTTAPAQHRTRRSITEDSGDALQTGNDPSCSYATETEMIPGDTSVDLDTQTNPMRGDWNRYSSSVYSEGCLNKKGEVIVLDDMIVKVEDDTPLTWNANETHLGEGHSQCNTSDFLDYRESLETNPNVATHSPLHAFRDHDPVSPSMGPSDSHGRVLFDQVLNSNDRARAQAQGGRATSGNSKEKRFLCMFCHKGFSCLQKVESHQRVHTGEKSFSCTQCEKRFSHQHHLKRHQRVHTGEKPYSCPQCEKRFSRQDQLKMHLKVHTGERPFACTHCGKRFSERSYLRTHQQKNHSTL
- the LOC139577628 gene encoding uncharacterized protein isoform X1, with the translated sequence MANCMVFHTQIASIMEVLANAAVADICKLVDDDYAVFRLEITQSQKENGALRRKLQLLEMKVARERAERTMMRERVVPGSTTSSVKILDRYRGMARGEGHLTGGHRISVKPAGHNTWRDDQPITVDEGSGTSTQHVIMIESAEAAGPGVKLERSEGEDPRHSRDIQAGAHPVATDDSTTAPAQHRTRRSITEVSGTPNTVLKSETDTETLTGMGQLGCPPAPRSENLLYGNPSPVLSHQDSGDALQTGNDPSCSYATETEMIPGDTSVDLDTQTNPMRGDWNRYSSSVYSEGCLNKKGEVIVLDDMIVKVEDDTPLTWNANETHLGEGHSQCNTSDFLDYRESLETNPNVATHSPLHAFRDHDPVSPSMGPSDSHGRVLFDQVLNSNDRARAQAQGGRATSGNSKEKRFLCMFCHKGFSCLQKVESHQRVHTGEKSFSCTQCEKRFSHQHHLKRHQRVHTGEKPYSCPQCEKRFSRQDQLKMHLKVHTGERPFACTHCGKRFSERSYLRTHQQKNHSTL